In Capsicum annuum cultivar UCD-10X-F1 chromosome 11, UCD10Xv1.1, whole genome shotgun sequence, one genomic interval encodes:
- the LOC107856450 gene encoding probable aquaporin NIP-type isoform X1, with amino-acid sequence MSTKDIKAIEEGNGPGYTQHANEEDSGLCTSPNVVIIIQKVIAEAIGTYFLIFVGCGAVAVNKTYGSVTFPGICVAWGLIVMVMVYSVGHISGAHFNPAVTIAFAIFRHFPFKQVPLYIIAQLIGSILGSGTLYLLFDLKTQAFFGTTPVGSNVQSLILEFIISYLLMFVISGVATDNRSIGELAGIAIGMTILLNVLIAGPVSGASMNPARSIGPAIVMHQYSGLWVYIVGPILGTIAGAFTYNLIRFTEKPLRELTKSSTFLKSMSRSHA; translated from the exons ATGTCAACAAAAGACATAAAAGCAATAGAAGAAGGAAATGGTCCAGGTTATACACAACATGCTAATGAAGAAGATTCAGGCCTTTGCACTTCACCTAATGTTGTCATTATCATTCAAAAG GTGATAGCGGAGGCGATTGGTACGTACTTCTTGATATTTGTAGGATGTGGTGCAGTAGCAGTGAATAAAACATATGGTTCAGTAACATTTCCAGGAATATGTGTAGCATGGGGTTTAATTGTTATGGTGATGGTTTATTCTGTTGGTCACATTTCTGGTGCACATTTCAATCCTGCTGTTACTATTGCCTTTGCCATTTTTAGGCATTTCCCCTTTAAACAG GTACCATTATACATAATAGCACAACTGATTGGGTCAATTCTTGGAAGTGGAACTTTGTATctgttgtttgatttgaaaacaCAGGCATTTTTTGGAACAACACCAGTTGGATCAAATGTTCAATCTTTGATTCTTGAATTCATCATTTCTTACCTACTGATGTTTGTCATTTCTGGTGTTGCCACTGACAATAGATCA ATTGGAGAGCTTGCAGGAATTGCTATTGGAATGACAATACTCCTAAATGTTCTAATTGCAGG GCCAGTATCAGGAGCATCAATGAATCCAGCAAGGAGTATTGGGCCAGCAATAGTGATGCATCAATATAGTGGGCTTTGGGTTTACATAGTTGGGCCTATATTGGGTACTATAGCTGGTGCTTTCACTTATAACCTTATTAGATTTACAGAAAAACCACTTAGAGAACTCACTAAAAGTTCAACATTCCTCAAAAGTATGTCAAGAAGCCATGCTTAA
- the LOC107856450 gene encoding probable aquaporin NIP-type isoform X2, with translation MVIAEAIGTYFLIFVGCGAVAVNKTYGSVTFPGICVAWGLIVMVMVYSVGHISGAHFNPAVTIAFAIFRHFPFKQVPLYIIAQLIGSILGSGTLYLLFDLKTQAFFGTTPVGSNVQSLILEFIISYLLMFVISGVATDNRSIGELAGIAIGMTILLNVLIAGPVSGASMNPARSIGPAIVMHQYSGLWVYIVGPILGTIAGAFTYNLIRFTEKPLRELTKSSTFLKSMSRSHA, from the exons ATG GTGATAGCGGAGGCGATTGGTACGTACTTCTTGATATTTGTAGGATGTGGTGCAGTAGCAGTGAATAAAACATATGGTTCAGTAACATTTCCAGGAATATGTGTAGCATGGGGTTTAATTGTTATGGTGATGGTTTATTCTGTTGGTCACATTTCTGGTGCACATTTCAATCCTGCTGTTACTATTGCCTTTGCCATTTTTAGGCATTTCCCCTTTAAACAG GTACCATTATACATAATAGCACAACTGATTGGGTCAATTCTTGGAAGTGGAACTTTGTATctgttgtttgatttgaaaacaCAGGCATTTTTTGGAACAACACCAGTTGGATCAAATGTTCAATCTTTGATTCTTGAATTCATCATTTCTTACCTACTGATGTTTGTCATTTCTGGTGTTGCCACTGACAATAGATCA ATTGGAGAGCTTGCAGGAATTGCTATTGGAATGACAATACTCCTAAATGTTCTAATTGCAGG GCCAGTATCAGGAGCATCAATGAATCCAGCAAGGAGTATTGGGCCAGCAATAGTGATGCATCAATATAGTGGGCTTTGGGTTTACATAGTTGGGCCTATATTGGGTACTATAGCTGGTGCTTTCACTTATAACCTTATTAGATTTACAGAAAAACCACTTAGAGAACTCACTAAAAGTTCAACATTCCTCAAAAGTATGTCAAGAAGCCATGCTTAA